One window of Methanobacterium alkalithermotolerans genomic DNA carries:
- a CDS encoding metal-dependent hydrolase, which produces MDLFTHFIVPFILLFFLKSRYKLEGAFGGISVDFDFFIIFVGILFPQLFVFTHRGITHSFVFGFVSAVIFLFIITRVPVQKTIGRMIKRDLNLTFTYKTILIAYFGVLIHLLLDFLTTGGIPLFYPFSLTRFSGELYYYTDAIATLAALVVLGCLYFKIDPRYKKGAMILFMVLLISMGGIRAGEKNNALNSFESEIEGNFAYIAAYPTSDMFTWNVVLRSSDNQRYALYEYQGRRGEKIFQGNYSALTIKNGTYTSAITAIKKADELSVVENFKWRSFYTCIEASYENGQWKLTYFDIVGSYATRNNLTVYIKN; this is translated from the coding sequence ATGGATTTATTTACCCATTTTATTGTTCCCTTTATCCTGCTCTTTTTTTTAAAAAGCAGATATAAACTGGAAGGAGCCTTTGGTGGAATATCCGTTGACTTTGATTTTTTTATAATTTTTGTGGGAATATTGTTTCCCCAGCTTTTTGTATTCACCCACCGGGGAATTACCCACTCTTTTGTTTTTGGATTTGTATCTGCCGTGATATTTTTGTTTATTATAACCCGGGTCCCGGTACAAAAAACCATTGGCAGGATGATTAAACGTGATTTGAATCTCACCTTTACATATAAAACAATATTAATAGCTTATTTTGGTGTTTTAATTCATTTGTTGCTTGATTTTCTAACAACAGGAGGTATACCTCTTTTTTATCCCTTTAGTCTGACCCGTTTTAGTGGAGAGTTGTATTATTATACTGATGCAATTGCCACCCTGGCGGCTTTAGTAGTGTTGGGATGCCTTTACTTTAAAATTGACCCGCGTTATAAGAAAGGGGCCATGATATTGTTTATGGTTTTATTAATTTCTATGGGCGGAATCCGGGCCGGGGAAAAAAATAATGCACTAAATAGTTTTGAATCAGAAATTGAAGGAAATTTTGCTTATATTGCTGCTTACCCTACCAGTGACATGTTTACCTGGAACGTAGTTTTAAGAAGTAGTGATAATCAAAGATATGCTCTTTATGAATATCAGGGCAGACGTGGAGAGAAAATATTCCAGGGCAATTACAGTGCACTTACCATAAAAAATGGAACATATACTTCCGCCATAACAGCAATTAAAAAAGCAGATGAGCTAAGTGTTGTGGAAAACTTTAAATGGAGATCGTTTTATACTTGCATTGAGGCATCTTATGAGAATGGTCAATGGAAATTAACTTATTTTGATATTGTAGGCAGTTACGCCACCCGCAATAATTTAACAGTTTATATTAAAAACTAG
- a CDS encoding TIGR00266 family protein yields MDYEILYQPSYSLLKLDLETAEEVNAEAGALVSMSSNISIETGIKGGLFGGLKRSLLGGESFFINKFTARSPGEITMAPPLPGDIHAMDMEDQTIYVQSGSFMASTIGIDIDTSWGGSKTFFSREGLFLLKIEGSGKLFASSFGAIHPVDLQSGENYLVDTGHVVAFEEGIGYNVKRIGGMKSTLFSGEGLVVELTGPGRAWIQTRSEDSFLSWLIPRLPKQG; encoded by the coding sequence ATGGATTATGAAATTTTATATCAACCATCCTATTCTCTATTGAAACTGGATTTGGAAACTGCAGAAGAAGTTAATGCTGAAGCTGGAGCCCTGGTAAGCATGTCCAGTAATATTTCCATAGAAACTGGAATAAAAGGAGGTCTATTTGGTGGCCTTAAAAGGAGTTTGCTTGGAGGGGAGAGTTTTTTTATAAATAAATTTACAGCCCGTAGCCCCGGCGAAATCACCATGGCTCCACCCTTACCGGGAGATATACACGCTATGGATATGGAAGATCAAACCATTTATGTTCAGTCTGGATCTTTTATGGCCAGTACCATAGGAATAGATATTGATACCAGTTGGGGAGGTTCTAAAACATTTTTCTCAAGAGAAGGTTTGTTTTTGCTCAAAATCGAAGGAAGTGGGAAATTATTCGCCTCCAGTTTTGGTGCTATCCATCCAGTTGATTTACAAAGTGGGGAAAATTATCTGGTAGATACCGGGCACGTCGTAGCTTTTGAAGAGGGCATAGGTTACAATGTGAAAAGGATTGGGGGAATGAAATCTACTTTATTCAGTGGGGAAGGTTTAGTGGTGGAACTCACTGGACCGGGTAGAGCCTGGATACAAACCAGAAGTGAAGATTCCTTTTTATCCTGGCTAATTCCTCGTTTACCAAAACAAGGATAA
- a CDS encoding class I SAM-dependent methyltransferase, giving the protein MQKWYQELFSNYSKKYESESFVHGTSGEVDFIEMEINQNKETKILDIGCGTGRHAIELAKRGYNVTGVDLSENMLNRARKNASEAGVEIDFISADARNLSFQDEFDLVIMICEGAFPLMETDEMNFQILENAARALKTPGKLIFTTLNGLYPLFHSVKDFINSNSTTQLNSENKFNLMTFRDECQLDIKDDDGKVMTLECNERYYVPSEITWLLKSLNFSKIDIHGCELGNFSRENTLDTEDYEMLVIATI; this is encoded by the coding sequence ATGCAAAAATGGTATCAAGAATTATTTTCTAATTATTCAAAAAAATATGAATCCGAATCTTTTGTTCACGGCACCAGTGGAGAAGTGGATTTTATTGAGATGGAAATTAATCAAAATAAGGAAACAAAAATACTGGATATAGGTTGCGGTACCGGTAGACATGCCATAGAACTTGCTAAAAGAGGATATAATGTAACTGGGGTTGATTTATCGGAAAATATGTTGAATAGAGCGCGAAAAAATGCATCTGAGGCCGGTGTTGAAATTGATTTTATTTCAGCTGATGCCCGTAATCTATCCTTCCAGGATGAATTTGATCTGGTAATCATGATTTGTGAGGGGGCTTTTCCATTAATGGAAACTGATGAAATGAACTTTCAGATTTTAGAAAATGCTGCGCGGGCACTTAAAACTCCAGGAAAATTAATTTTTACAACTTTAAATGGTCTTTATCCTTTATTCCATTCTGTAAAAGACTTTATAAATTCTAATTCCACCACTCAACTTAATTCAGAAAATAAATTTAATCTAATGACCTTCAGGGATGAATGCCAGCTGGATATAAAAGACGATGATGGTAAAGTGATGACCCTGGAATGTAATGAAAGATACTATGTTCCTTCAGAGATAACCTGGCTTTTAAAATCTCTAAATTTTTCTAAAATAGATATTCATGGGTGTGAATTAGGCAATTTCAGCAGAGAAAATACACTGGATACTGAAGATTATGAAATGCTGGTTATTGCCACCATCTAA
- the hjc gene encoding Holliday junction resolvase Hjc: MVKKGSKEERDLVRLLWESDFAAMRAPASGGATKKPLPDVLAGNGKIYLAIEVKTTSKERIYIDSEKIGGLCEFSGIFGAQPYVGIKFKYKKWLFLSPEDLILTKNKNYRLDLDLAFNKGLDLDELLGKSKQLKL, translated from the coding sequence ATGGTAAAAAAAGGTTCCAAAGAAGAAAGAGACCTGGTTAGATTACTATGGGAATCGGATTTTGCAGCTATGAGGGCCCCGGCTTCAGGCGGAGCAACTAAAAAACCTCTTCCTGATGTACTGGCAGGTAATGGTAAGATCTATCTGGCCATAGAAGTTAAAACCACTTCAAAAGAAAGAATCTATATTGATTCTGAAAAGATAGGGGGCTTATGTGAATTTTCAGGCATTTTTGGAGCCCAGCCTTATGTGGGAATTAAATTTAAATATAAAAAATGGCTTTTTTTATCTCCTGAAGATCTCATTCTCACTAAAAATAAAAATTACCGTTTAGATTTAGACCTAGCATTTAATAAGGGCTTAGACCTTGATGAATTACTGGGTAAATCTAAACAGCTTAAGCTATAA
- a CDS encoding radical SAM protein — protein sequence MKVIDSLENFKTLELMEKANKIHLKRHGKDITLERAVFLSWWCDKGDCAFCYMSTQKPKIKDPLKARRSINSILAEAELCKRLGWNIEFLSGGYGSFSTSEIKKIASKIYEITSHPVWLNTGISTNLAEYGEEIVGITGAVEVVNPKLHDKICPSKSLEDIENMLAMAGDLGFKKAITIILGLGETPHDLEYLFEMIRDGGIQRITFYSLNPHPGTPYENQPSPASLYYAGIVAAARITFPDLEIICGTWIDNLANIGPLILSGANGLTKFPLFKMFGTRYGKRVEEEVFWSGRNLKGTFSDYNLLLDNSSTSPELDSYVKRYIDKCLNNKSLSE from the coding sequence ATGAAAGTTATAGATAGTTTAGAGAATTTTAAAACATTGGAACTTATGGAAAAGGCCAATAAAATCCATTTAAAACGGCATGGTAAAGATATAACCCTGGAAAGGGCCGTTTTTCTTTCCTGGTGGTGCGATAAAGGGGATTGTGCCTTTTGTTATATGAGTACCCAGAAGCCCAAAATTAAAGATCCTTTGAAGGCCCGTAGAAGTATTAATTCCATTTTAGCAGAAGCAGAGTTATGTAAACGTTTAGGATGGAACATAGAATTTTTATCAGGAGGCTATGGATCTTTTAGTACCTCTGAAATAAAAAAAATAGCCAGCAAAATATATGAAATCACCAGCCATCCGGTATGGTTAAATACCGGTATTAGTACAAATCTGGCAGAATATGGAGAAGAAATAGTAGGAATTACCGGGGCAGTGGAGGTAGTTAACCCCAAACTGCATGATAAAATTTGTCCCAGTAAAAGTCTGGAAGATATAGAGAATATGCTTGCTATGGCCGGTGATCTGGGATTTAAAAAAGCAATAACTATCATTTTAGGATTGGGGGAAACCCCTCATGATCTTGAATATTTATTTGAAATGATAAGAGATGGGGGAATTCAGAGAATTACTTTTTATTCCTTAAATCCCCACCCGGGCACACCCTATGAGAACCAGCCCTCCCCCGCGTCTTTGTATTATGCAGGGATAGTGGCCGCCGCCAGGATTACGTTCCCTGATCTGGAAATAATATGTGGGACCTGGATAGATAACCTGGCCAATATAGGGCCATTAATTCTTAGCGGTGCCAATGGTTTGACCAAATTTCCGCTTTTTAAAATGTTTGGAACCCGTTATGGGAAGAGGGTGGAGGAAGAAGTATTCTGGTCTGGAAGAAATCTAAAAGGAACTTTCAGTGATTATAATTTATTATTAGATAATTCCAGCACCTCCCCTGAATTGGATTCTTATGTAAAAAGATACATTGATAAGTGCCTTAATAACAAATCTCTAAGTGAGTAA
- a CDS encoding nucleoside deaminase, with amino-acid sequence MSYIDKFFKLAVEEAIKGLSEGGIPVGSVLVHDQIVLGKGHNRRLQDGSVILHAEMDALENAGRLTENIYSECSLYTTLSPCVMCSGAILHYKIPRVIVGENKNFKGEEELLKSRGVRINVLQDPDCIKIMSDYIAANPKLWQEDIGIS; translated from the coding sequence GTGAGTTATATAGATAAATTTTTTAAATTAGCTGTTGAAGAAGCTATAAAAGGGTTAAGTGAAGGAGGAATTCCTGTTGGTTCTGTTCTGGTACATGACCAGATAGTGCTTGGTAAGGGCCATAATCGACGCCTGCAGGATGGGAGTGTTATTTTACATGCCGAAATGGATGCTCTGGAAAATGCAGGTAGATTAACAGAAAATATTTATTCAGAATGCTCACTCTACACCACTCTTTCTCCCTGTGTAATGTGCAGTGGTGCGATATTACATTATAAGATTCCCCGAGTTATAGTGGGAGAAAATAAAAATTTTAAAGGTGAAGAAGAACTTTTAAAATCCCGAGGAGTCAGGATAAACGTTTTACAGGACCCTGATTGTATTAAAATCATGTCAGACTACATAGCTGCTAATCCCAAATTATGGCAAGAGGATATTGGAATAAGTTAG
- a CDS encoding methyltransferase domain-containing protein — protein MKNDYVHGYSNEEATRLHDQAKTLSDLLHNNIKFPAGSRVLEAGCGVGAQTILLAKNSPDAQIISIDLFEESLNQARSLIKKEGIKNVEFVKADIMDLPFEKESFDHIFVCFVLEHTLDPIQTLKKLNKVLKPGGTITVIEGDHGSCYFHPESEQALKTWKYLIKAQKDLGGDPLLGRKLYPILSEAGFEDIVVTPLVVYVDNSQPHMGEGFIKKTIIAMVEGLKNQAIDSGIIKKREWDQGMEDLHKSAEKDGTFFYNFFKAVARK, from the coding sequence ATGAAAAATGATTATGTACATGGATATTCTAATGAGGAAGCTACCAGACTTCATGATCAGGCAAAAACTTTGTCTGATTTACTTCATAATAATATTAAATTCCCTGCAGGCAGCAGAGTACTGGAAGCAGGTTGTGGAGTAGGTGCTCAAACTATATTGCTGGCTAAAAACAGTCCAGATGCCCAGATTATATCCATAGATCTTTTTGAAGAATCCTTAAATCAGGCTCGAAGTCTTATTAAAAAAGAGGGAATAAAAAATGTTGAATTTGTAAAAGCAGATATTATGGATCTTCCCTTTGAGAAAGAAAGTTTTGACCATATTTTTGTCTGCTTTGTCTTAGAGCATACTCTGGACCCGATTCAAACCTTGAAAAAACTTAATAAAGTTCTAAAACCCGGAGGAACAATCACGGTTATTGAAGGGGATCATGGATCCTGCTACTTCCATCCAGAAAGTGAACAGGCTTTAAAGACATGGAAATATTTAATTAAAGCCCAGAAAGATTTAGGTGGAGATCCGCTGCTGGGAAGGAAACTTTATCCTATTTTAAGTGAGGCTGGTTTTGAGGATATAGTGGTAACTCCCCTGGTGGTCTATGTGGATAATAGCCAACCCCACATGGGGGAGGGATTCATAAAAAAGACCATAATTGCCATGGTGGAAGGATTGAAAAATCAGGCAATAGACTCAGGGATAATAAAAAAAAGAGAATGGGATCAGGGTATGGAAGACTTGCATAAATCTGCCGAGAAAGATGGAACTTTCTTTTATAATTTTTTTAAGGCGGTAGCCCGAAAATAA
- a CDS encoding zinc ribbon domain-containing protein, which yields MVYCSNCGEKNEDSSQFCKNCGEALKNSQYSSKPIKSRIEVLKEDSNLHDPEDIYYESQTYNEPEDETESSIEWDVVLWGALILIILDGILIMILPQISLFIAIFMALVYVLIYTRRKSTLVVALPLTFFIAALIWAFFTP from the coding sequence ATGGTTTACTGCTCAAACTGCGGAGAGAAAAATGAAGACAGCTCTCAATTTTGCAAAAATTGCGGGGAAGCTCTAAAGAATTCCCAATATTCTTCTAAACCAATAAAATCAAGAATTGAAGTTTTAAAGGAGGATTCGAATCTTCATGATCCGGAAGATATCTATTATGAAAGCCAGACCTATAATGAGCCTGAGGATGAAACAGAAAGTTCAATAGAATGGGATGTGGTGTTATGGGGTGCTTTAATCCTTATTATTCTGGATGGGATTTTAATCATGATTTTACCTCAAATATCGCTTTTTATAGCAATTTTCATGGCTCTAGTTTATGTATTAATATATACTCGCAGAAAGTCCACTTTAGTGGTGGCTTTACCCTTAACCTTTTTTATTGCTGCTTTAATCTGGGCTTTTTTTACACCCTGA
- the hisE gene encoding phosphoribosyl-ATP diphosphatase: protein MNSKDVLEEIYEVLKDRRDHPKDSYTSQLMQNDKKSAEDKILEKIGEEATEVIIASKNDERLVQESADLIFHTILLLVYKGIELDDLLDEFKSRRK, encoded by the coding sequence ATGAATAGTAAAGATGTATTAGAAGAAATTTATGAAGTTTTAAAAGACCGTCGAGATCATCCTAAAGATTCATATACTTCCCAATTGATGCAAAATGATAAAAAATCTGCAGAAGATAAAATACTGGAAAAAATTGGAGAAGAAGCTACTGAAGTTATAATCGCTTCTAAAAATGATGAAAGATTGGTCCAGGAATCGGCTGATTTAATCTTCCACACCATTTTATTGCTGGTTTATAAAGGAATTGAACTGGATGACCTTTTAGATGAATTTAAAAGTCGAAGAAAGTAA
- the gatB gene encoding Asp-tRNA(Asn)/Glu-tRNA(Gln) amidotransferase subunit GatB, whose protein sequence is MKCGLEIHVQLETDSKLFCDCRTNYQDTPANTNICHVCLNQPGAKPYPTNEKALEGALKIALMLDCKIAKEVTYFMRKHYNYPDLSSGYQRTSIPIGYEGDLNGVRIREVHMEEDPGQYKPDTGTVDFNRSGIPLIEIVTEPDMKSPEEARKFLRELIRVLEYSGNARGEGTMRADVNISLEGGKRVEIKNVNSIKGAYKALKFEMVRQKNLLKRGVEVTQETRAFLEAQMITVSMRLKEEAEDYRYIPDPDLPPMKSDDSQVQGIKEKMPEPPHIKTKRFMEEYHLAEEHAKVLTSELELADTYEDVVKEIEAEFAALWMRDELKRVIYYNKMTFQESEITTSQIVELLQMLQNKEITAKAGKRIIEQLPHSSKSPRFIAEEMGLVGIVNEDEVLNAAKKAIEENPAAVEDYHQGKKASMNFLVGQVMKLTRGKAEPGNTVKILRDLLK, encoded by the coding sequence ATGAAATGCGGATTGGAAATTCACGTTCAACTGGAAACTGATTCTAAGCTCTTTTGTGATTGTCGCACTAATTACCAGGATACCCCGGCCAACACTAATATTTGCCATGTTTGTTTGAATCAACCAGGGGCCAAGCCCTATCCCACCAATGAGAAAGCTCTGGAAGGTGCCCTTAAAATTGCATTGATGTTAGACTGTAAGATAGCCAAAGAAGTCACCTATTTTATGCGAAAGCATTATAACTACCCTGATCTTTCATCTGGTTATCAACGTACCAGCATACCCATTGGATATGAAGGGGATCTTAATGGGGTAAGAATCCGGGAAGTACATATGGAAGAAGACCCTGGACAGTACAAACCAGATACTGGTACAGTAGATTTCAATCGTTCTGGAATTCCATTAATAGAAATTGTAACAGAACCCGACATGAAATCTCCTGAAGAAGCTCGTAAATTCCTTAGAGAACTAATAAGAGTATTGGAGTACAGTGGAAATGCCCGTGGAGAAGGGACCATGCGTGCAGATGTTAATATATCCCTGGAAGGGGGTAAAAGGGTGGAAATTAAGAATGTTAACTCCATCAAAGGAGCTTACAAAGCTCTTAAATTTGAAATGGTTCGGCAAAAGAATTTACTAAAAAGAGGGGTTGAGGTAACACAGGAAACCCGTGCCTTTCTGGAAGCACAAATGATAACAGTTTCTATGAGACTAAAAGAAGAAGCTGAAGATTATCGATATATACCTGATCCAGATTTGCCCCCTATGAAATCAGATGACAGTCAGGTGCAGGGTATCAAAGAAAAAATGCCAGAGCCGCCTCATATAAAAACCAAGAGATTTATGGAAGAATACCATCTGGCGGAAGAACATGCTAAAGTATTGACCTCTGAATTAGAGCTGGCAGATACTTATGAAGATGTTGTAAAGGAGATTGAAGCTGAATTTGCTGCATTATGGATGAGAGATGAATTAAAAAGGGTCATTTATTACAATAAAATGACTTTCCAGGAAAGTGAAATAACAACTTCCCAGATAGTAGAACTTTTGCAGATGCTTCAGAACAAAGAAATCACCGCCAAAGCAGGAAAGCGTATCATAGAACAGCTCCCCCATAGTTCTAAAAGTCCCCGGTTTATAGCAGAAGAAATGGGTCTGGTGGGAATTGTTAATGAAGATGAAGTATTAAATGCGGCAAAAAAAGCCATTGAAGAAAACCCTGCAGCAGTGGAAGATTATCATCAGGGAAAGAAAGCATCCATGAATTTCTTAGTTGGGCAGGTGATGAAATTAACCCGAGGAAAAGCAGAACCTGGAAATACGGTGAAAATATTGCGTGATTTGCTTAAGTAA
- a CDS encoding NAD(P)H-dependent oxidoreductase, giving the protein MEIMVIVAHPYEKSFNHALYQTVIKSLHTNQHHVYAHHLYKEKFNPILTGTELANGKTKDYLVIQHREEIKKVEGLIIIHPNWWGQPPAILKGWMDRVLRSGIAYEFDEGDDGSGVPHGLLKIKTALVFNTSNTPEKREIEVFGDPLERIWKDCVFDFCGVYQVYRKIFRTISGSTPEERKAWLSETKKIVNEFFP; this is encoded by the coding sequence ATGGAGATAATGGTAATTGTGGCCCACCCTTATGAAAAAAGTTTTAATCATGCTCTATATCAAACCGTGATTAAATCATTGCACACTAACCAGCACCATGTTTACGCTCACCATCTTTATAAAGAAAAATTCAATCCTATTTTAACTGGAACGGAACTGGCTAATGGTAAAACTAAAGATTATCTGGTTATTCAACACCGGGAAGAAATAAAAAAAGTAGAAGGCCTAATCATAATCCATCCTAACTGGTGGGGCCAACCACCGGCCATATTAAAAGGCTGGATGGATCGAGTGCTTCGCTCAGGCATAGCCTACGAATTTGATGAGGGTGATGATGGGTCGGGTGTTCCCCATGGACTTTTAAAAATAAAAACAGCCCTGGTGTTCAATACTTCTAATACTCCTGAGAAACGGGAAATAGAAGTATTTGGTGATCCCCTGGAGAGAATATGGAAAGATTGTGTTTTTGACTTTTGTGGAGTTTATCAGGTTTATCGAAAAATTTTTCGCACCATATCCGGCAGTACTCCTGAAGAACGTAAGGCATGGTTAAGTGAAACAAAAAAAATAGTTAATGAATTTTTCCCCTGA
- a CDS encoding MBL fold metallo-hydrolase: MEKINEVFFIEGYGYDSNIYLIGDVLVDTGTGNNKEYLFSQLKMAGTSPENISCIVNTHCHYDHVGGNSLFSAEIAIHELDAPAMESGDQMATVSYIFGKHLEPVKIDHKLKEGNKIGDFKIIHTPGHTPGGICLWDGEILISGDTVFANGGLGRMDVGGNQRDMRNSINKLRDLGVEYLLPGHGPWVDNGQKHIELACDMINMY; this comes from the coding sequence ATGGAAAAAATTAATGAAGTATTTTTTATTGAAGGATATGGCTACGACTCTAATATCTATCTAATTGGGGATGTTCTGGTTGATACTGGAACAGGAAATAATAAAGAATATCTTTTTTCCCAGCTAAAAATGGCCGGCACTTCCCCTGAGAATATTTCCTGTATAGTTAATACCCATTGCCACTACGATCATGTAGGGGGCAATAGTTTATTTTCAGCAGAAATAGCCATTCATGAATTGGATGCTCCTGCCATGGAAAGCGGAGATCAGATGGCCACTGTTTCATATATATTTGGCAAACATCTGGAACCAGTGAAAATAGACCATAAATTGAAAGAGGGAAATAAAATTGGCGACTTTAAGATCATTCATACGCCGGGTCACACTCCAGGAGGCATATGCCTCTGGGATGGGGAAATATTAATATCTGGAGACACCGTGTTTGCAAATGGTGGCCTGGGGCGCATGGATGTAGGTGGGAATCAGCGGGATATGCGGAATTCTATTAATAAACTAAGAGATCTGGGAGTGGAATACCTTCTACCCGGGCATGGGCCCTGGGTTGATAACGGCCAAAAACATATAGAATTAGCCTGTGATATGATTAATATGTATTAA
- a CDS encoding isocitrate lyase/PEP mutase family protein: MDRNELKKLLNSGKTLIMPDAYDAISAKLIEKSGFKAVQCSGFSFSTVAGYKKESEMTLDENLEWTRCIVNAVNIPVMADAEDGYGGPEKVIETVNRFIRVGVSGLNIEDQIPDFNYPLTLVDEELMIKKIKIARETSIALDFPEFIINGRTDALKSTENRNKGLKTAINRANKYLEAGADLAFIPYVETLDEVKKIKSEVEGPVSIAAGMNYNINQFSIGDLVECGVERVSLPTLLLFSSLQAIQKSLKYLKKDQLLEFVKTDWIYPYSDLNKLWES; the protein is encoded by the coding sequence ATGGATCGAAATGAACTAAAAAAGCTTTTAAATTCAGGAAAAACACTAATAATGCCTGATGCTTATGACGCCATCAGTGCTAAATTAATTGAAAAATCAGGCTTTAAAGCGGTTCAATGTTCAGGATTTAGTTTTTCTACAGTAGCGGGCTATAAAAAGGAAAGTGAGATGACTCTGGATGAAAATTTAGAGTGGACACGATGCATTGTTAATGCAGTGAATATACCGGTTATGGCTGATGCTGAAGATGGATATGGGGGTCCTGAAAAGGTAATAGAAACTGTAAACCGGTTTATTCGGGTAGGGGTGTCGGGTCTTAATATTGAAGATCAGATCCCTGATTTTAATTATCCTCTGACTCTGGTGGATGAGGAGTTAATGATTAAAAAGATTAAAATAGCCCGAGAAACTTCCATAGCTCTTGATTTTCCTGAATTTATAATTAACGGTCGTACTGATGCTTTAAAATCTACAGAAAATAGAAATAAAGGACTGAAAACTGCAATTAATCGTGCCAACAAATATTTGGAGGCCGGGGCGGATCTGGCATTTATTCCCTATGTAGAAACTCTTGATGAAGTTAAAAAAATAAAATCAGAAGTAGAAGGCCCGGTGAGTATTGCAGCCGGTATGAATTATAATATTAATCAGTTCTCCATCGGGGATTTGGTTGAATGTGGAGTGGAAAGGGTTAGTTTACCTACTTTACTGTTATTTTCAAGTCTGCAAGCTATCCAGAAATCTCTTAAATATCTAAAAAAAGATCAGCTCTTGGAATTTGTTAAAACTGATTGGATATATCCTTACTCTGACTTAAATAAACTATGGGAATCCTAA
- a CDS encoding CBS domain-containing ParB/RepB/Spo0J family partition protein — MSNKALVKDYMTKEVISVKAETPNAKIIQLMKDTGHDGFPVEENGAVIGMVTAFDLLLKRRDKSVQDIMSTNLVVANQDMSINDAARVMFRMGISRLPVINKKGDLVGIITNTDIVRSHIERSTPMKVNYFKKTLEQLYGIQTQIKRTKVPTKNLRPTQNKVFADELQGRTYELKRGLAEPTIVVKTGDRYVLVDGHHRTLAALKLGCKEIDSYVIYLDQEIKLGMEKTADLNGIYSFKDIEIIDDAQHPLIAITRSMRKSKMNNNHRLGGE; from the coding sequence ATGAGTAATAAAGCCCTGGTAAAGGACTACATGACTAAAGAGGTTATCAGTGTTAAAGCAGAAACCCCTAATGCCAAAATCATTCAGCTAATGAAGGATACTGGACACGATGGATTCCCAGTAGAGGAAAATGGTGCTGTAATTGGGATGGTTACTGCTTTTGATCTACTCTTAAAAAGAAGGGACAAATCAGTGCAGGACATCATGTCCACCAATCTGGTGGTGGCTAATCAGGATATGTCCATTAATGATGCTGCCCGGGTAATGTTTAGAATGGGAATATCCCGACTGCCCGTTATAAATAAAAAAGGAGATTTAGTGGGCATTATAACTAATACCGACATTGTAAGATCCCATATTGAGCGTTCCACCCCGATGAAAGTTAATTATTTTAAAAAAACTCTGGAACAGCTCTATGGTATTCAAACTCAAATTAAAAGAACTAAAGTGCCCACTAAAAATCTTCGTCCTACCCAGAACAAGGTTTTTGCTGATGAGCTCCAAGGAAGAACATATGAACTAAAAAGAGGGCTGGCTGAGCCTACTATTGTGGTGAAAACAGGTGATCGTTACGTGCTGGTAGATGGGCATCACCGTACTCTAGCTGCCCTGAAATTAGGATGTAAAGAAATAGATTCTTATGTAATATATCTGGATCAGGAAATAAAATTGGGAATGGAGAAAACTGCGGATTTAAATGGAATATACTCCTTTAAAGACATAGAAATAATAGATGATGCCCAGCACCCGCTTATTGCTATAACCCGCAGTATGAGAAAAAGTAAAATGAACAATAACCATCGATTAGGCGGAGAATAG
- a CDS encoding DUF504 domain-containing protein: MAKSILNLLMWHPEKKLSTCKITYIHRGSPYNLKTVPGSKIKKIEKGFLVLKEDIQIPYHRIIKIECPDNLIWKKCVSKSNI, translated from the coding sequence ATGGCCAAAAGTATCTTAAATCTTCTGATGTGGCATCCAGAAAAAAAATTATCAACCTGTAAAATAACATATATCCATCGAGGCAGCCCTTACAATTTAAAAACCGTTCCGGGTTCTAAAATAAAAAAAATTGAAAAAGGATTTTTGGTTCTAAAAGAAGATATACAGATACCTTATCATCGCATAATAAAGATTGAGTGTCCAGATAATTTAATATGGAAAAAATGTGTTTCTAAAAGTAATATTTAA